The Diospyros lotus cultivar Yz01 chromosome 15, ASM1463336v1, whole genome shotgun sequence genome has a window encoding:
- the LOC127792038 gene encoding UBP1-associated protein 2C-like: protein MNILMEMDPTKKRKLDGNGAVQTASDAVPGQLTVDDVRKIIELFTNDQLLEIVQNAAVRHAEVLEAVRSIADRDPAQRKLFVRGLGWDTTTEKLRAIFAAYGDIEEAVVILDKGTGKSKGYGFVTFKHVDGALLALKEPSKKIDGRMTVTQLASAGVQGQNANSGVDVSMRKIYVANVPYDMPAERLLAHFLSYGEIEEGPLGFDKATGKSKGFALFVYKTAEAARASLVDPIKTIDGRQLNCKLAIEGKKGKPGVPGDAQGDGLGMHSHSTVSGSLGPGQYGGPGGSYGGFSGGLQGLPPGHLPLNSSLGGSQAPSSMGAGGGYGSGLGGQYGGSHYGGPASAGYGGMGGAGSSGGMGGAGGGLGGTGPAARGSSSYGLPPSSGGMPSSGYPDGAHYGFSSSAYASQHHQPTGTSPVPRVPPGGVYQGAPQFY, encoded by the coding sequence ATGAATATCCTGATGGAGATGGACCCAACCAAGAAGCGAAAGCTAGACGGAAACGGCGCTGTACAAACAGCATCCGACGCCGTACCGGGCCAACTCACCGTCGACGACGTACGAAAGATCATCGAGCTATTCACTAACGATCAGCTCCTCGAGATCGTCCAAAACGCTGCAGTTCGGCACGCCGAAGTCCTGGAGGCGGTCCGGTCAATCGCCGATCGGGATCCCGCGCAGCGGAAACTTTTCGTCCGCGGCCTCGGATGGGACACCACCACCGAGAAGCTGCGCGCTATTTTTGCTGCCTATGGCGATATCGAAGAGGCTGTGGTGATACTGGACAAGGGCACCGGGAAGAGCAAAGGATATGGCTTCGTCACGTTCAAGCACGTTGACGGAGCTTTGTTGGCTTTGAAGGAGCCTAGTAAGAAAATTGACGGGCGAATGACGGTTACGCAGCTTGCATCAGCCGGAGTCCAAGGACAGAACGCGAATTCGGGCGTGGACGTGTCGATGAGGAAGATCTATGTGGCGAACGTGCCGTATGATATGCCTGCGGAGAGGCTACTGGCGCATTTTTTGTCTTATGGAGAGATTGAGGAAGGGCCGTTGGGTTTCGATAAGGCGACTGGGAAGTCGAAAGGGTTTGCTCTGTTTGTGTACAAAACAGCTGAAGCTGCTAGAGCATCGTTAGTTGATCCAATCAAGACAATTGATGGGCGTCAATTGAATTGCAAATTGGCAATTGAAGGGAAGAAAGGGAAGCCAGGGGTTCCTGGCGACGCACAGGGTGATGGGCTAGGGATGCATTCACATTCTACAGTTTCGGGTTCACTTGGCCCAGGACAGTATGGCGGACCTGGTGGTTCCTATGGTGGATTTTCTGGTGGACTGCAGGGTCTGCCTCCTGGTCATCTCCCTCTAAATTCATCGCTAGGTGGCAGTCAAGCACCATCTTCTATGGGTGCTGGTGGCGGGTATGGCTCTGGGTTGGGCGGTCAGTATGGAGGTTCTCATTATGGTGGGCCTGCTTCTGCTGGATATGGAGGAATGGGTGGTGCTGGTAGCAGTGGTGGTATGGGTGGTGCAGGAGGCGGGTTGGGTGGTACAGGGCCTGCTGCTCGTGGTTCTTCATCGTATGGTTTGCCACCAAGCTCAGGTGGGATGCCTTCCAGTGGTTATCCTGATGGTGCTCACTATGGCTTCTCATCCTCTGCATATGCAAGCCAGCATCATCAACCAACAGGAACATCACCAGTACCCCGAGTTCCACCTGGGGGAGTGTACCAAGGTGCCCCCCAATTCTACTGA
- the LOC127792039 gene encoding protein trichome birefringence-like 31, with translation MKKAPPFLNRHGQVQCLFTAALASLLVLGTARLVLDGLKNSHSPVLQLLSRRNPVRLPVNVSDEDVVEVGCNVFEGKWVWDNGSYPLYTEESCQFLVKQVTCQRNGRPDALYQNWRWQPNTCKLPRFNALKLLEVLRDKRLMFVGDSIQRGMFESMVCLVQSVIPDGKKSLQRVPPRKIFTAKDYNATIEYFWAPFVVESNSDNAINHTVRKRLVKLDSIAKHGKQWESVDILVFESYIWWMYKPQINATLGYPYNVQEYKVTTAYRLAMETWARWLEDRINPHSQKVYFMSMSPTHLWSWEWKHGSKGNCFNESHPIQGPYWGTGSNLEIMGIVRDVLGQLQIDATLLNITQLSEFRKDGHTSVYGERRGRLLTKEQRADPKNFADCIHWCLPGVPDTWNEILYAHVLQDYRSRKIKPPPAPAPAPARHKT, from the exons ATGAAGAAGGCACCGCCTTTCCTCAACCGCCACGGCCAAGTCCAGTGCCTCTTCACCGCTGCGTTGGCCTCCCTCCTCGTGCTCGGCACGGCCCGACTCGTCCTCGACGGCTTGAAGAACAGCCACAGCCCTGTTCTGCAGCTGCTGAGCAGGCGTAATCCGGTGAGATTGCCAGTGAATGTGTCTGATGAAGATGTTGTTGAAGTAGGCTGCAATGTCTTTGAGGGGAAGTGGGTGTGGGACAATGGCTCCTACCCACTCTACACAGAAGAGAGTTGCCAGTTCCTGGTCAAGCAAGTGACCTGCCAGAGGAATGGGAGACCTGATGCCCTTTATCAGAACTGGAGGTGGCAGCCTAACACGTGCAAGTTGCCAAG GTTTAATGCTTTGAAGTTGCTGGAGGTACTGAGGGACAAAAGGCTGATGTTTGTAGGGGACTCAATACAGAGAGGCATGTTTGAGTCAATGGTCTGTTTGGTACAGTCTGTAATTCCTGATGGAAAGAAGTCCCTGCAGAGAGTTCCTCCCAGAAAGATCTTCACAGCCAAG GATTACAACGCGACGATAGAGTACTTCTGGGCGCCCTTCGTAGTCGAGTCGAATTCGGATAACGCAATAAACCATACTGTACGAAAGAGACTGGTCAAGCTCGACTCGATAGCCAAGCATGGTAAGCAGTGGGAAAGCGTCGACATTTTGGTGTTTGAGAGCTACATATGGTGGATGTACAAACCCCAGATCAACGCAAC GCTAGGGTACCCTTACAATGTCCAGGAGTACAAGGTAACCACTGCATATAGATTGGCAATGGAAACATGGGCAAGATGGTTAGAAGACAGAATCAACCCTCACAGCCAAAAGGTCTATTTCATGAGCATGTCTCCAACACACCTATG GAGCTGGGAGTGGAAGCATGGCAGCAAGGGGAACTGCTTTAATGAGTCACACCCAATCCAGGGTCCATACTGGGGAACTGGTTCAAACCTTGAAATCATGGGGATAGTGAGAGACGTCTTGGGGCAACTACAAATTGATGCCACACTATTAAACATCACCCAACTGTCCGAGTTTCGGAAGGACGGGCATACCTCAGTTTATGGGGAGCGTAGGGGCAGGCTCTTGACCAAAGAGCAGAGGGCAGACCCAAAGAATTTTGCTGATTGCATTCACTGGTGCCTTCCTGGAGTCCCTGATACTTGGAATGAAATCCTCTACGCACATGTACTACAGGATTACAGGTCAAGGAAAATTAAACCTCCACCTGCACCTGCACCTGCTCCTGCTCGTCACAAGACCTAA